A single Perognathus longimembris pacificus isolate PPM17 chromosome 17, ASM2315922v1, whole genome shotgun sequence DNA region contains:
- the Tob1 gene encoding protein Tob1 yields MQLEIQVALNFIISYLYNKLPRRRVNIFGEELERLLKKKYEGHWYPEKPYKGSGFRCIHVGEKVDPVIEQASKESGLDIDDVRGNLPQDLSVWIDPFEVSYQIGEKGPVKVLYVDDNNENGCELDKEIKNSFNPEAQVFMPISDPASSASSSPSPPFGHSAAVSPTFMPRSTQPLTFTTATFAATKFGSTKMKNSGRSNKVARTSPINLGLNVNDLLKQKAISSSVHSLYGLGLGSQQPPQQQQQPAQPPPPPPPPQQPPQQQKTSALSPNAKEFIFPNMQGQGSSTNGMFPGDSPLNLSPLQYSNAFDVFAAYGGLNDKSFVDGLNFSLNNMQYSNQQFQPVMAN; encoded by the coding sequence ATGCAGCTTGAAATCCAAGTAGCActcaattttattatttcatatttgtACAATAAGCTTCCCAGGAGACGAGTCAACATTTTTGGTGAAGAGCTTGAAAGACTTCTGAAGAAGAAGTACGAAGGGCACTGGTATCCTGAAAAGCCATACAAAGGCTCAGGGTTTCGATGCATACACGTAGGGGAGAAAGTGGACCCGGTGATCGAGCAGGCATCCAAAGAGAGTGGCTTGGACATTGATGATGTTCGTGGCAATCTGCCACAGGATCTTAGTGTTTGGATCGACCCATTTGAGGTTTCCTACCAAATTGGTGAAAAGGGACCAGTGAAGGTGCTCTATGTGGATGATAATAATGAAAATGGATGTGAGTTGGATAAGGAGATCAAAAACAGCTTTAACCCCGAGgcccaggttttcatgcccatAAGTGACCCCGCCTCATCGGCATCCAGCTCTCCATCGCCTCCCTTCGGTCACTCTGCTGCTGTGAGCCCGACCTTCATGCCCCGCTCCACCCAGCCTTTAACCTTTACCACTGCCACTTTTGCTGCCACCAAGTTCGGCTCTACCAAAATGAAGAACAGTGGCCGGAGCAACAAGGTTGCACGTACTTCTCCCATCAACCTGGGTCTGAATGTGAACGACCTCCTGAAGCAGAAAGCCATCTCTTCCTCAGTGCACTCTCTCTAcgggctgggcctgggcagccAGCAGCCCccacagcaacagcagcagccagcccagcccccaccgcccccccctccgccccagcAGCCGCCCCAGCAGCAGAAAACCTCTGCCCTTTCTCCTAATGCCaaggaatttatttttcctaatatgCAGGGTCAAGGTAGTAGTACCAATGGAATGTTCCCAGGTGACAGCCCCCTTAACCTCAGTCCTCTCCAGTACAGTAATGCCTTTGATGTGTTTGCAGCCTATGGAGGCCTCAATGACAAGTCTTTTGTAGATGGCTTGAATTTTAGCTTAAATAACATGCAGTATTCTAACCAGCAATTCCAGCCCGTGATGGCTAactaa